The Streptomyces laurentii region CTGTGGGTCCACAGCGAACCGGCGAGCACGAAGATCATGACGCCCGCTTCGGCGACCTGCCGCTCGTCGAGCTCGGGCAGAACCTTCCGGACGAGCGCCGCGAGCCCGTCGAGCGCGTCGAACGCCCCCCGCTTGTAGTGCGCGATCGCCTCGGGGGAGACGTTGTGCTCCAGGATGCCGGCCTGGGTGCCGAGCAGTTCGCAGAGCATCTCGCGCGAGGCGAGCGACGTGGCGAGCCCCGAGGCCAGCGACCGGGCCCGCGCCGTCGCGGGGCCGTTCTCGTCGATGCGGGCGGGGAGTTGTCCGACGACCTCCACCAGCAGGTCGTGGGCCTGCTGGGAGAGGAGTTCGAGGAGTATCGCCTCGCGTGACTCGAAGTACCGCAGGACGTTCGACTTCGCCAGGCCCACGCGGCGGCTGAGCTCGTTCAGGCTGAGCGCCGAGACCGGCATCTCGCCCAGCATCGTCGCGGCGGTCGCGAGGATGCTCTGCCGCCGGGCCTCGCGCTGCTCCTCGCTGCGGGCGCGCTGGAACGTCGTCATGCCCCACATGTTACAGACCGGGGGTCTGTTGCGTAGAGACCGGCAGTCTTTCATGGTGGAAGAGGCCGCCGGTCCGTTAGGCGGGATCGCTACTCGGCGCGCTACTCGACGCACTGCTCGACGCGCTGGCCGCTGCGCCGCCCGGCGCACCGCGCGGCGCGGCGAAGGGAACGAACATGACGCACAAGGTAGCTCTCGTCACCGGCGCCTCCTCCGGCATCGGCGAGGACGCCGCGCGCCGGCTCCGGCAGGCCGGCTTCACCGTCTACGGCGCGGCCCGGCGCACCGACCGGATGAAGGGCCTGGCCGCCTCGGGCGTACGGGCGCTCGCCCTCGACGTCACCGACGACGCCTCGGCCGAGGCGGCGGTCGCCGAGATCATCGCGGCGGAAGGCCGCATCGACGTCTTGGTCAACAACGCGGGCTACGGCTCGTACGGCGCCCTGGAGGACGTCCCTCTCGACGAGGCCCGCGCGCAGATCGACGTGAACCTCTTCGGTCTGGCCCGTATGACCCGGCTCGTACTCCCGCATATGCGCGCCCAGCGCAGCGGCGCGATCGTGAACATCAGCTCGATGGGCGGCCGGTTCGCCACCCCGCTCGGCGCCTGGTACCACGCCAGCAAGTACGCGGTCGAAGGCCTCAGCGACGCGCTCCGTCTGGAGCTGAATCGGTTCGGCATCGAGGTCGTCGTCATCGAGCCCGGCTCCATCCGCACCGAGTGGGGCGCCATCGCCGCCGACAAGCTGCGCGCCACCTCGCTGAAGGGGCCGTATGCCGAGCAGGCCGCGGCGATCGTCAAGGTGCTCCAGCGGAGCTCCGAGCCCGGCACGCGCATGGCCTCGTCCCCGTCCGTCGTCGGCAAGGCCGTCGCCGCGGCCGCCACCGCCCGCCGGCCGCGCACCCGCTATCGCGTCGGCATGGGCGCCCGCCCCCTGGTCTTCCTGAGCAAGGTGCTGCCGGACCGCGCCTTCGACGCCCTCGTCAAGCGCGGATCCGGCAGCCCGGCCTGACCCTCGCCCCGCCTTGTGGAAGGAATGGCCGTGTCCGCCACCCCCGCCCCCACCGCACCACGCCGGTTATTCGCTGGCTTTCCGGTCGGCGCCGTAGCACCATGCCCACGAGATACTGGACAGAGCGCGCTTATCAGTCCCAAACACCACCGAAGGAACGCATGGACACCGGCTTCGGCAACTCCGCCTGGCGCTATGGACCGTTGGCGACCTTGTTCTACGAGCTCGACAAGCCGATCGGCACCTCGTTCGGGGACGTCGAGTTCTACGCCGACCGCCTGCGGAACGTGTCCGGCCCCGTCCTCGAACCCGCCGTGGGAACCGGCCGCATCCTGATTCCCCTGCTCGAACAGGGGCTGGACGTGCGCGGTTACGACACCTCGGCCGCCATGCTGGAGCAGTGCCGCGTCAACTGCGCCGAGCGCGGGGTGCGGGCCGAGGTCTTCGAGGGGGACATGACCACGCACCGCGACCCCGGCGCGTACGAGGCGATCGTGATCCCCACCGGCTCCTTCGCCCTGCTGACCGACCGCGACAGCGTGCGGACGGCGCTCGCCGCGATGTACGAGAACCTGGCTCCCGGGGGCCGGCTGATCGTCGACGTCGAACCGCCGTCCCGGGACACGACCCCCGACAGCGGACCGGTCCCGCACCAGTGGCGCGGGAACGACCTCGTCACCATGACCACCTGGCGTACGCACGTCGACCCGGTGGCCCAGCGCACCACCCGCTGGCTTCGCTACGAGGCATGGACGGACGGCGCCCTCACGCGCACGGAGCTCCAGGTCTTCTCGCTCCTGTGGTTCGGCCTGCCCGAGTTCACCGCCATGCTGCGCGAGGCGGGCTTCGCGGACGTCCGCGTCCACGGCGGCTACCGTGCGGACGCCGCCCCCACGGCCACGGACGACGTCTGGACCTTCGAGGCCACCCGCGCGTACGCCTGATCCTCCCGCGCGAGGAGGGGCTGGTACGGGGCCGGCCGCGGCGCCCTCTGCATGCCGTTCGACCCTCTCCTCTTCTTCGGGGAAGCGGGCAACGGCGACCTCTTCGCCTTCCTCGCCCGGATCGACCGGCCCGACGTCGTCGTCTGGAACCACGAGCTCGACAGCCGCACCTGGGTCGCTCCCAGCCTGACCACGTACCTCGACTGGCGACTGTCCGGCCGCATCGAGCTGTCATGCCGACCGGCCCGGCTGCCGCCCGGGCCGGGCCCGGATCAACGGCCTTGATATCAAGCGGACTTGAGGTTCTACGGTCGATTCATCCCGCAGATCCGTCGGAGGAGACGACATGACGACCGCCCCGCTCAAGGAGTACACGCACGAGGAACTCGTCGGTCAGCCGATCGGGGCCTGGACCTCGCAGGCGGCGTGGCTGGTGCTCGGGGGCATCCGGGCCCAGCTCGCCGTGGAGGGCCTGACGCAGCCGCATTGGTGGACGCTGAACCACGCGTCCGGCGGCCCGGGGAAGTGGACCCGCCCGACGCTGACCGCGCGCCTGGGGAAGTACGACGACCTCGGCACCGACTTCGACCGGGTGTACGACGACCTCGTCGCCCGCGGCTGGCTCACCGAGGACGCCGGCACCGGTGCCATGACGCTGACCGAGGCCGGGGAGGCCGCCCGGATCCGGGCCCGGGAACGGATCGCGCCGGTGCTGAAGGGGGCGCACGAGTGGGTGGACGAGGCCGACTTCGTGACGACGATCAACGTGCTGCGCCGCATCGTCGCCAACCTCGGCGGCGACGGTAACCTGCCCGAATAGCTCACCCCCGGGGCGAGGGCACGGGACCCCTGGGACGTCGCCCGCAACACCACCCTGCGCCTCGCCCTCGGCCTCCTCGCGTGGCGGCTGTCCAACGAGGCGTCGGCGTCGGCGGTCGGACTGCTCTTCCTCATCGCCAACGTCATGCTCGGCCGCGGCCACGACGCCACGGGCCACACCTCGCACACCTGGTGGGCCCTCGCGCTCTACCCGGGCCGGAGCGTGGGCGCCTGGCTGGTGGCGGCCGTCCTCTTCGCCGTCGCGCTGCTGGTGTCGACGGGCGGGCGCCGCGACAGCGGACGGTGAGGGCGGCCGCCGCTTCCGGGAGGAGACAACCGAGCCGGGCACCCCTTCCGCGGAGCCCGGCTCAGTGGTCGCCGCGAGGGGTCAGCCTCCAGCCGGTGCGTCCTCGATGTCCGAGATGAGTTTGGTGCTCAGTTCGCTCTGGATCGCCAGCCGCGTGTGCCCGGCGTCGGGGCCGGTGCCCCAGGTGAGGGTGACCGTCGTGAACAGGTGGCCGGCGCCGGAGTCGTGGTACGCCACCGCCCACGCCGTCGGCACGTCCTGGGCGCGCAGCACCCCGTCGGCGTGGTTGGCCTCCTGCCAGGCCGCGAGCCGCTGGCGGAGGTCTTCGGTCAGATAGTGCGCGCGCAGGTTCTCGCCCAGGTCGTCGACGCCGTCGGAGACCGCGTCGATGTACGTGCCGTAGAAGTCGGACACGCGGTCGACCGCCGAATCCGGGCTGCCGCCCCGTACCGCACCGTTCGCGGGGGCGTCGGCTTCGGTGTCCGTCATGTGGTCCTCCTCAGTCAGGGCCCCTGGCGGGGCACGCTGGACAACGAGCGCTCTCCCGCCGGGTAGCGGGAACGGCACGGCGTGTCGGCTGGCCGGAACGCGACCACTCGAAGGGGGGAATGTCGCATAAAGGGCCCTTCGGGTGATCAGAGTCTTCGCGGACCGTTATGGGCGGTTCCGCTGAAAGTCCCTGAACGGACTGAACCGAAGGGGTGGACCCATGAGCATGATCCAGACGGGCAAGCTGCAGCTGAAGTCGGACAACGCGCAGGCGACGCAGGGAGGGAACACGTCGACCTTCACCCGGGTGACGTTCCCGACGCCGTTCCCCTCTGGATCGACGGTGATCGTGATCCCGATGACCCAGACCTTCAACGGCCCGGAGACTCCGGGCATCCGCATCGCGGACGTCACCGTCGACGGTTTCCTCATCCGCTTCAACGAGGTCCGGATGGGTAACAGCGGCAGTGACGGCCGGCACGTGGAGGAAACGGTGGGCTGGATCGCCTCCACGGTCTGACGGCCGGTCCCGGCACCCGATCCCCCGACCCCGGGCCCTGACGGGGTTCTCCGCGCGAGCGGAGGGCCCCGTCAGGCACGTCTGCGGACGAAGAGAGGGCTCGCGAGGCGGTGTCGGCCTCAGGCGGCGACCTGGACCTTGTCGGCCTGCATGCCCTTCTGCCCCTGCACGGCCTCGAAGGTCACCTTCTGGCCCTCCTTCAGGGACTTGAAGCCGTTCCCCTCGATCGCGCGGAAGTGGACGAAGAGATCGGCTCCGGACTCCGGGGTGATGAAGCCGTAGCCCTTCTCGTCGTTGAACCACTTCACGGTGCCGTTCTGGCGCTCGGCCATGTCTGTCTCTCCTGCTGGTGTCGCGTGCGTATCGGTGTGTCTGCTGGTGGTGCTCGACTGCGCGAACGCCGAGGCCGGGCGGTGCTCCGTCGTGCGCCGCCCGGCCTCGACCCGTGGTCCCGCTGAGGGGATGTGTGCGCCGCGGGCGGTGCCTTCCGGCGCCGGCCCGCGCCCCCGCTGGCGCGAGGGAGTGCCTGCCAGTTCTAAGCGCTGGCGGCGGGAAACGAGGGACGAACAAGGGGCTTTCACTCGGTGGGGTGAACCGGAGTGGCGGGTGGAGTAGCCGGTCCCGCCGCTAGCCAAGACATGAGGTGTGCGGGGCGGAGACGACACCGTTGTCCGGGTTCGCCGCCGTCTCGCCAGTGGATGACATCTGTTCTGTCTGCGGAATTTCGAATGAGTTCACAGCCGGGTGAGGGAGAGGAGGCGATACGACGAATCACCCGGGGGCTCTGTCTCGCGGCGGCCCGCCGACCTGATCCGGTCGGCGGGCCGCCGCGCGTGTACGTGGGCCATGTGTTTTTGGACATGTCCGGTTCCGGCCTGTCGCCGGTTCGGGGGAGTGTCAAGATCGAACACGTGAATGACCAGGTTGAGTTGTCATTGCGTGGGGAAGGCAAGGCCGCGCGCTGGTGGACCGCGGCGGCCCTGCTGTTCGCGGTCGTGGCGGGAGTCGTGGCGGGCGTCGGAGTCCCGGGCGCCCAGAAGTGGGGCATCGCCGCCGGGCTCGTCGGCATCGGGGCGGTGTCGGGCGCGGTCGCGATGTTCAGGCGACGGGTGGAGGCGGGCCCGGACGGGCCGCGGTTCCGCGCGGTGCTGGGGTGGCGACGGCTGGCGTGGGACGAGATCGTCCGCTTCGAGGACCTGCGGGTGGCCTCCTCCGACAGCCGGATCAAGGAGCCGAACCTGCGGGTCGCGGTCGCCTTGCGCGACGGCACCTCGGTCGCCCTGCCCGTGCCCTGGGCCGGCTCCGACGGCGT contains the following coding sequences:
- a CDS encoding tetR family transcriptional regulator (Bacterial regulatory proteins, tetR family; pfam00440;~PFAM: regulatory protein TetR; KEGG: sco:SCO0241 transcriptional regulator;~TetR family transcriptional regulator [Frankia sp. EAN1pec];~identified by MetaGeneAnnotator; putative), which translates into the protein MWGMTTFQRARSEEQREARRQSILATAATMLGEMPVSALSLNELSRRVGLAKSNVLRYFESREAILLELLSQQAHDLLVEVVGQLPARIDENGPATARARSLASGLATSLASREMLCELLGTQAGILEHNVSPEAIAHYKRGAFDALDGLAALVRKVLPELDERQVAEAGVMIFVLAGSLWTHSHPAPAVRAAYAADPGLTSPFPDFTGTLERSLTLFLTGLLNDPDR
- a CDS encoding short chain dehydrogenase (17beta hydroxysteroid dehydrogenase-like, classical (c) SDRs; cd05374;~NADP binding site [chemical binding];~PFAM: short-chain dehydrogenase/reductase SDR; KEGG: cgt:cgR_1116 hypothetical protein;~Signal predicted by SignalP 3.0 HMM (Signal peptide probability 0.900) with cleavage site probability 0.771 at residue 21;~identified by MetaGeneAnnotator; putative;~short chain dehydrogenase [Frankia sp. EAN1pec];~short chain dehydrogenase; Validated;~steroid binding site) — protein: MTHKVALVTGASSGIGEDAARRLRQAGFTVYGAARRTDRMKGLAASGVRALALDVTDDASAEAAVAEIIAAEGRIDVLVNNAGYGSYGALEDVPLDEARAQIDVNLFGLARMTRLVLPHMRAQRSGAIVNISSMGGRFATPLGAWYHASKYAVEGLSDALRLELNRFGIEVVVIEPGSIRTEWGAIAADKLRATSLKGPYAEQAAAIVKVLQRSSEPGTRMASSPSVVGKAVAAAATARRPRTRYRVGMGARPLVFLSKVLPDRAFDALVKRGSGSPA
- a CDS encoding SAM dependent methyltransferase (Methyltransferase domain; pfam13489;~S-adenosylmethionine binding site [chemical binding];~S-adenosylmethionine-dependent methyltransferases (SAM or AdoMet-MTase), class I; AdoMet-MTases are enzymes that use S-adenosyl-L-methionine (SAM or AdoMet) as a substrate for methyltransfer, creating the product S-adenosyl-L-homocysteine (AdoHcy); cd02440;~SAM dependent methyltransferase [Rhodococcus equi 103S];~identified by MetaGeneAnnotator; putative), encoding MDTGFGNSAWRYGPLATLFYELDKPIGTSFGDVEFYADRLRNVSGPVLEPAVGTGRILIPLLEQGLDVRGYDTSAAMLEQCRVNCAERGVRAEVFEGDMTTHRDPGAYEAIVIPTGSFALLTDRDSVRTALAAMYENLAPGGRLIVDVEPPSRDTTPDSGPVPHQWRGNDLVTMTTWRTHVDPVAQRTTRWLRYEAWTDGALTRTELQVFSLLWFGLPEFTAMLREAGFADVRVHGGYRADAAPTATDDVWTFEATRAYA
- a CDS encoding SMI1/KNR4 family protein (SMI1 / KNR4 family (SUKH-1); cl01747;~SMI1/KNR4 family protein [Streptomyces viridochromogenes DSM40736];~identified by MetaGeneAnnotator; putative) produces the protein MPFDPLLFFGEAGNGDLFAFLARIDRPDVVVWNHELDSRTWVAPSLTTYLDWRLSGRIELSCRPARLPPGPGPDQRP
- a CDS encoding hypothetical protein (identified by MetaGeneAnnotator; putative;~sequence version:1), with protein sequence MTTAPLKEYTHEELVGQPIGAWTSQAAWLVLGGIRAQLAVEGLTQPHWWTLNHASGGPGKWTRPTLTARLGKYDDLGTDFDRVYDDLVARGWLTEDAGTGAMTLTEAGEAARIRARERIAPVLKGAHEWVDEADFVTTINVLRRIVANLGGDGNLPE
- a CDS encoding hypothetical protein (identified by MetaGeneAnnotator; putative;~sequence version:1); its protein translation is MLGRGHDATGHTSHTWWALALYPGRSVGAWLVAAVLFAVALLVSTGGRRDSGR
- a CDS encoding hypothetical protein (identified by MetaGeneAnnotator; putative;~sequence version:1); this translates as MTDTEADAPANGAVRGGSPDSAVDRVSDFYGTYIDAVSDGVDDLGENLRAHYLTEDLRQRLAAWQEANHADGVLRAQDVPTAWAVAYHDSGAGHLFTTVTLTWGTGPDAGHTRLAIQSELSTKLISDIEDAPAGG
- a CDS encoding hemolysin-type calcium-binding repeat-containing protein (identified by MetaGeneAnnotator; putative;~sequence version:1) → MSMIQTGKLQLKSDNAQATQGGNTSTFTRVTFPTPFPSGSTVIVIPMTQTFNGPETPGIRIADVTVDGFLIRFNEVRMGNSGSDGRHVEETVGWIASTV
- a CDS encoding cold-shock DNA-binding domain-containing protein (Cold-Shock Protein (CSP) contains an S1-like cold-shock domain (CSD) that is foundin eukaryotes, prokaryotes, and archaea. CSP's include the major cold-shock proteins CspA and CspB in bacteria and the eukaryotic gene regulatory factor Y-box protein; cd04458;~DNA-binding site [nucleotide binding];~RNA-binding motif;~identified by MetaGeneAnnotator; putative;~unnamed protein product [Pseudomonas putida S16]), with translation MAERQNGTVKWFNDEKGYGFITPESGADLFVHFRAIEGNGFKSLKEGQKVTFEAVQGQKGMQADKVQVAA
- a CDS encoding hypothetical protein (identified by MetaGeneAnnotator; putative;~sequence version:1) gives rise to the protein MSSQPGEGEEAIRRITRGLCLAAARRPDPVGGPPRVYVGHVFLDMSGSGLSPVRGSVKIEHVNDQVELSLRGEGKAARWWTAAALLFAVVAGVVAGVGVPGAQKWGIAAGLVGIGAVSGAVAMFRRRVEAGPDGPRFRAVLGWRRLAWDEIVRFEDLRVASSDSRIKEPNLRVAVALRDGTSVALPVPWAGSDGVRGFEQDLSRPRAVHARYKRSAVGA